A single genomic interval of Labeo rohita strain BAU-BD-2019 chromosome 13, IGBB_LRoh.1.0, whole genome shotgun sequence harbors:
- the ism1 gene encoding isthmin-1, with the protein MVRLAAELLLLLGLLLLTLHITVLRSSPLQHGNDTVSSEQDSRVAENNVNAESSSSVQLGPGDRKSRVPHIPASQPWVQSHGTGGSLQRDGPGAFLLDLQNFPDLSKADINGQNPNIQVTIEVVDSLEGSEPEKGIRKENKPGWAAPNWRNWWQRSSSSSSSSVSTPKGPDEQDYPYESNTEDSNFLKPLGDWERRGTAGAGSRSQTEYDYIDGDGDWSGWSPCSVSCGNGNQKRTRSCGYACTATESRTCDMPSCPGIEDAFKTAATEVSLLAGTEEFNATELFGVDTDSCERWMNCKSEFLKKYMSKVANDLPSCPCFYPTEVAYSTADVHDATTRRNFRWKDASGPKEKLEIYKPTARYCIRSMLTLESTTLAAQHCCYDDSMKLITRGKGAGTPNLISTEFSADLHYKVDILPWIICKGDWSRYNQARPPNNGQKCAENPQDEDYYKQFEEAREF; encoded by the exons AATAATGTCAATGCAGAAAGCAGTTCCTCGGTTCAGTTGGGTCCGGGTGACAGAAAGTCCCGAGTGCCTCATATTCCAGCATCTCAGCCCTGGGTTCAGAGTCACGGGACGGGGGGCAGCCTGCAGAGAGACGGACCAGGAGCTTTCCTGCTGGACCTGCAGAACTTCCCTGATCTTTCCAAAGCTGATATAAATGGGCAGAACCCCAACATTCAG GTTACCATAGAAGTGGTGGACAGCCTGGAAGGTTCTGAGCCAGAGAAGGGAatacgcaaagaaaacaagcCTGGCTGGGCAGCTCCTAACTGGAGGAACTGGTGGCAGCGTTCTTCTTCCTCATCATCCTCCTCCGTGTCCACCCCAAAGGGGCCCGACGAACAGGATTACCCCTACGAGAGCAACACGGAGGACAGCAACTTCCTCAAACCGCTCGGAGACTGGGAACGAAGAGGGACTGCTGGCGCAGGCAGCAGATCCCAGACTGAATACG ACTACATAGATGGGGACGGTGACTGGAGTGGTTGGTCACCATGTAGCGTATCCTGTGGAAACGGCAACCAGAAGCGGACCAGGTCATGCGGCTACGCCTGCACAGCCACAGAGTCACGGACATGTGACATGCCCAGCTGCCCAG GGATTGAAGATGCTTTCAAGACGGCAGCGACAGAAGTCAGTCTTCTCGCTGGCACTGAAGAGTTTAATGCAACAGAGCTCTTCGGAGTTG ATACAGACAGCTGTGAGCGTTGGATGAACTGCAAGAGCGAGTTCCTCAAGAAATACATGAGCAAAGTGGCCAACGACCTACCCAGCTGTCCCTGCTTTTACCCAACCGAGGTGGCCTACAGCACCGCAGACGTCCACGACGCCACCACGAGGCGCAACTTCCGCTGGAAAGACGCCAGCGGACCAAAGGAGAAGCTAGAGATCTACAAACCCACTGCTCGCTATTGCATCCGCTCCATGCTCACGCTGGAATCCACCACCCTGGCGGCCCAGCACTGCTGCTACGATGACAGCATGAAGCTCATCACCCGAGGCAAAGGAGCCGGGACGCCCAACCTCATCAGCACAGAGTTCTCCGCTGACCTGCACTACAAAGTGGACATCCTACCATGGATCATCTGCAAGGGCGACTGGAGCCGCTACAACCAGGCTCGACCTCCAAATAATGGACAGAAATGTGCAGAGAACCCTCAGGATGAGGACTACTACAAACAGTTCGAGGAGGCCAGAGAGTTTTGA